CGGCAGCGGTTCGTTGTGGCGGGCCGGAGAAGGACAGGTCAAGCTGATGCTGGCCGTTATCTGTTTTGCCCTGACCAACTCTTTGTTCAAAGCCTGGATGAATGCTTCGAAAATGCTCACGGCATTGATGGGGCACAAGATTTTTTTACCGAATGTGATAACCTATAAATGGAGCTTGATCCTGATAATTCTCATTATGATCGCTTATTATATTCTTGCGGCCTGGAATGAGAAGACCGAAAAGTTTCTTGTCGAACTATAAAATCGCTTCGCGATTTTATTCGACGTCCCGCTTAAAGCGGGACTTAACAAATGCTTCTTGAAACAAAATGTTGATAAAGGCGCGTTTGTAGGAACTCAGCGTTTTGTCTTATGGAGGTGAAGCATGAAAAGTACGTTGCAACCCGGTTTAACGTTTGAGTTTAAATTCAAGGTTCCGGAAAACAAAACCGTACCTTACCTTTATCCTGAATCGCCCGAGTTTCAAGTCATGCCGAAAGTTTTGGCCACAGGATTTATGGTGGGATTGTTTGAATGGGCGTGCATTCAAATGATCAACCCCCACATTGATTGGCCCAGCGAACAAAGCGTTGGCATCGACGTTAAATTGAGCCATATCGCTGCCACTCCTCCCGGTCTGACAATTACCGTCAACGGAAAATTGGAGAGGGTGGAAGGCCGCAAACTCATTTTTTCGCTGACAGCCGACGACGGCATTGACAAGATATCTGCCGGGACCCACGACAGGTTCATTATCGATGCTGCTAAATTCAATGCCAAGATGGCAGCCAAAATCAACCCGCAATGATTTATACAACTTGAGCGATGGGCTTCGGTCACTGCGCAACCCAATAATTTGCCAACACTTCAGCCTGTTTAAGCACTGTATCTACGGCTTTTTGTTGTTTGTCCGGCGGGTAACCGTATTTATTCAAAGTACGCCTCACGATGACCATGAGTTTTGCCCGGGAGCTTTCTTTCATGGCCCAGTCTATTGTCGCGTTTTTACGAACCTTGTTCGCAATTTCACGCGCAATGTTTTTCAGTGTTTCATCACCCAGAATTTTTACCGCGCTGTCGTTGATTTCCAATGCGGTATAGAATGCAAATTCGTCTTTCGTTAATTTTAACTTCTCCGCCAAACCGTCT
The Candidatus Desulfatibia profunda DNA segment above includes these coding regions:
- a CDS encoding thioesterase family protein → MKSTLQPGLTFEFKFKVPENKTVPYLYPESPEFQVMPKVLATGFMVGLFEWACIQMINPHIDWPSEQSVGIDVKLSHIAATPPGLTITVNGKLERVEGRKLIFSLTADDGIDKISAGTHDRFIIDAAKFNAKMAAKINPQ